One part of the Hyphomicrobiales bacterium genome encodes these proteins:
- a CDS encoding sigma-54-dependent Fis family transcriptional regulator — MRSSVLVVDDDPVQRRLLEAALTRLGHSPICMESGQEALNFLRGPDGKSVRAVLLDLIMPDLDGMGVLSALKADGNAVPVIVQTSQGSIDTVVSAMKHGASDFVVKPVSPERLRVCLANALKMSALEDTVSQIKRSAEGRLTVTDIITRSPAMARVVQLAERAAKSQIPILIEGESGVGKEMIARAIKGSSPRKNKPLVTVNCGAIPEKLVESVLFGHEKGAFTGANDKHVGKFAEAHGGTLFLDEIGELPLDVQVKLLRALQNGEIDPIGAKAPTRADFRLISATNRPLIDLTRDGLFREDLYYRLNVFPIWVPPLRERMDDIPHLIEHFLVRFAAEEGKRHIRGISAPALELVSGYDWPGNIRQLENAVFRAVVLCDGDQLTPAEFPQIAAREGMVVPLEKAKSAGSQPVTSSSANASMLGESAVQPAMIDAASRYGMADLTDGAGSPRSLAALEEQAIRFAIGHLGGHMSEVARSLGIGRSTLYRKLTDYQIDASNPDGAAEDGKSVAQEQPSRLTA; from the coding sequence TTGCGTTCCTCAGTTCTGGTCGTAGACGATGATCCTGTACAACGGCGGCTGCTCGAAGCAGCCCTCACACGGCTTGGCCATAGCCCGATCTGTATGGAAAGCGGCCAGGAAGCATTGAACTTCCTGCGCGGGCCTGACGGCAAGTCCGTACGCGCCGTTCTACTCGACCTCATCATGCCGGACCTTGACGGCATGGGCGTTCTTTCCGCGCTAAAGGCCGACGGCAACGCCGTTCCGGTCATCGTGCAGACCTCGCAAGGCTCCATCGACACGGTCGTCTCGGCAATGAAACACGGAGCCAGCGATTTTGTTGTGAAGCCGGTTTCACCAGAACGCCTGCGAGTCTGTCTGGCCAATGCGCTGAAAATGAGCGCGCTGGAAGACACCGTGAGCCAGATCAAGCGTTCTGCTGAGGGTCGCCTGACGGTCACCGACATCATCACCCGTTCACCGGCCATGGCACGCGTCGTGCAGCTCGCCGAACGCGCCGCTAAATCGCAAATCCCGATTCTGATCGAGGGCGAGTCCGGCGTCGGCAAGGAAATGATTGCCCGCGCGATCAAAGGCTCCAGCCCGCGCAAGAACAAACCGCTGGTCACCGTCAATTGCGGCGCGATCCCCGAAAAACTCGTTGAATCGGTTCTGTTCGGCCACGAAAAAGGTGCTTTCACCGGCGCCAACGACAAACATGTCGGCAAATTCGCCGAGGCCCATGGCGGCACGCTGTTTCTCGACGAGATCGGCGAGCTGCCGCTCGACGTTCAGGTTAAGCTGCTTCGTGCACTGCAAAATGGTGAAATTGATCCCATCGGCGCCAAGGCACCGACCCGCGCCGACTTCCGCCTGATCTCGGCAACCAACCGCCCGTTAATCGACCTCACCCGCGATGGGCTGTTCCGTGAAGACCTGTATTACCGCCTCAACGTGTTCCCGATCTGGGTGCCGCCGCTTCGTGAGCGCATGGATGACATCCCGCATTTGATCGAGCACTTTCTGGTGCGATTTGCTGCCGAAGAGGGCAAACGCCACATTCGCGGCATCTCCGCCCCGGCGCTGGAGTTGGTCAGCGGGTACGACTGGCCCGGCAATATCCGTCAATTGGAAAACGCCGTTTTCCGCGCGGTGGTGCTCTGCGACGGCGACCAGCTAACGCCAGCCGAATTCCCGCAAATCGCCGCCCGCGAAGGCATGGTGGTGCCGCTTGAAAAGGCGAAATCCGCCGGCAGCCAACCCGTCACATCCTCTTCTGCAAACGCCTCCATGCTCGGCGAAAGCGCAGTCCAGCCTGCGATGATCGACGCGGCCTCGCGCTATGGCATGGCCGATCTGACCGACGGCGCCGGATCGCCGCGTTCGCTTGCAGCGTTGGAAGAACAGGCAATCCGCTTTGCCATTGGCCATCTTGGCGGCCATATGAGCGAAGTTGCCCGCTCACTTGGGATCGGCCGCTCGACGCTTTACCGCAAACTGACCGACTACCAGATCGATGCCTCCAATCCCGATGGGGCGGCGGAGGACGGCAAGTCTGTTGCACAAGAGCAACCCTCAAGGTTGACGGCCTAG